CGGCCGGAGACGTCGTGGTGCGGGCTGGCGCCGTTCGGGCCGGAGCCGACGATCACGAAGTCCGCCCGGAGGTGGCCCTCCTCGACGATGGCCGCGGTGATGTCGGCGCCGACCTCGGCCTCGGTGCGGCCGGGCCGCAGGAACTCCGGGACGCGGGCGTGCACGCGGTCGATCGCCGCGCCGGCCTCGCGCAGCGATGCGATCTCCGTCGCGTCCTTGCGCATCCGCAGCTCCCGCACGACTGGGCCGGCCAGCGTCTGCTCGGCCTCGCCCAGCGCCGCCCGCAGGGCGAGCACGTGCAGCGCCGGGGTGAAGTCGCTGACCGCGACGCGGCCGGGCTTGCCGAGCCGGTCGGCCACCAGCTTGTACGGGTCGTCGCCGTCCACCCAGGTGAGCAGCTCGACGCCGAGCTCGTCGGTCGGGACGTCGGCGTAGCCGGGCGCCTCCAGCTTCGGCACGACCAGCGCGGGCGTGCCGTCGGCCGGGACGACGAGGGTGGTGAGCCGCTCGAACGAGCCGCCGGCCTGGCCGAGGAGGTAGCGCAGGTCGGAGCCGGGCGCGATCAGCAGGGCGTCGGTGCTCGCGGCGGCCGCGGCGGTGCGGGCGCGGTCCAGCCGGGCGCGCAGGGCGACGGCGTCGGGGGCGGGCGTGTGGAGGGAACGGCGCGACATGGGGGCGAGCCTAGTGGGCCGGATGCGGCGGCCGGACCGCCTGGGGCCACGACATGCCGACCCGGGTGACCCACCCCTGTCGCCGGCGGCGTGCCGCGCGCACGTCATGAACGACTCGTTCACCTCGCCGGATGTCATGAAAGGGTCGTTCATGACGTGCGCGCCGCCGTCCCGGGTGCGTCGCGCACCCACGGCCGCCGGCGGGCGTGGCAGGCTGTGCGGGTGACCGGATCCCTTGCCCTGCTCGACTCCGCGAGCCTGTACTTCCGCTCCTTCTTCGCCCTGCCCGACTCGATGCGCGCCGCGGACGGAACGCAGGTGAACGCCGTGCGCGGGTTCGCCGACACGATCGCGCGCATCCTCACCGACCGGCGCCCGGCGCGGCTGGTGTGCTGCCTCGACGCGGACTGGCGGCCGAAGTTCCGCACCGACCTGCTGCCCAGCTACAAGGCGCACCGGGTGGCCGAGGAGACCGGCAGCGGCCCGGACGTCGAAGAGGTGCCCGACACGCTCACCCCGCAGGTGCCGATCATCCTGGACCTGCTGGCGGCGTTCGGGTTCGCCACCGCGGAGGCGGCGGGCTACGAAGCCGACGACGTCATCGGCGCGCTGGCGACCCGCGAGCAGACCGACCCGGTCGAGGTCATCACCGGCGACCGGGACCTGTTCCAGCTGGTACGCACCGAGCCGACACCGACATCGGTGATCTACGTCGGCAAGGGCTGGGCCAAAGCCGAAGTGCT
This window of the Amycolatopsis balhimycina FH 1894 genome carries:
- a CDS encoding M24 family metallopeptidase; amino-acid sequence: MSRRSLHTPAPDAVALRARLDRARTAAAAASTDALLIAPGSDLRYLLGQAGGSFERLTTLVVPADGTPALVVPKLEAPGYADVPTDELGVELLTWVDGDDPYKLVADRLGKPGRVAVSDFTPALHVLALRAALGEAEQTLAGPVVRELRMRKDATEIASLREAGAAIDRVHARVPEFLRPGRTEAEVGADITAAIVEEGHLRADFVIVGSGPNGASPHHDVSGRVIERGDVVVVDIGGPLPAGYNSDSTRTYAVGEPRDADVAETYAVLQRAQAAAVAAVRPGVTAEAVDAAARDVITEAGFGEYFIHRTGHGIGLDVHEEPYIIAGNALPLEPGMAFSVEPGIYQPGRWGARIEDIVIVTEDGVESVNNQPHELVVLNA
- a CDS encoding 5'-3' exonuclease; this translates as MTGSLALLDSASLYFRSFFALPDSMRAADGTQVNAVRGFADTIARILTDRRPARLVCCLDADWRPKFRTDLLPSYKAHRVAEETGSGPDVEEVPDTLTPQVPIILDLLAAFGFATAEAAGYEADDVIGALATREQTDPVEVITGDRDLFQLVRTEPTPTSVIYVGKGWAKAEVLGPAEIAERYSLPRETAGPAYADMSMMRGDPSDGLPGVAGIGEKTAAKLITQFGSLEALLAAASAGDSQVPLKTRLRLADAADYLAVAPTVVKVAVDAPVEQSGPDTVPATPADPERVAELAERWNLGNSVERLLKALPGA